Part of the Octopus sinensis unplaced genomic scaffold, ASM634580v1 Contig00717, whole genome shotgun sequence genome, tcgttgaggaaacgtacttggactgtaccaaatttgtttccccaactgatatattccttggagtcccatacaggacgaaggcatttatcgattttttcctgcggtgcattttctgttcttctgtttttttgtttattactttataaattattgtttttttgtgtgttttccacgatgtgttgtggaatatgaaggtgcaatttgtctccttctttggagaagagtgcctttttgcggtttatctcttgtgtggtgaatgttacaattgttcttttttgttttgtacgTCCGCAAATtcgtttttgaatttggcagtagagagtgttaattgtggcagtgttaattgaagtcatggtagtggtgttggtgttggcggtattagcagcagaaggcttggatgtagcatttgacgtcgtagtagtgtgttggtgttggcgggttgtctttggtaggcggctttgtgccaatttcgttgttgttgttgttggtggtgatggtggtggtgctggcattcatgttttcgtttgtattcatttttgaaatccctttctctgtccctttatcatcaacaagtggtgtgggggagtgaggggaaatctaagttaatgtcttggtcgcggcgatggtgaatgcgacgttagatttgttgttgttgttgtggtggtggtgatggggtgacagcggtgttcacgctgcgatgttttagcagctagtggtagcaatagtgtttgctaccgttctgcatgactggcgggctagccacgtggtttctagttgccattttcaaaaatgaaaaatggctaaaaaacccacgaaagttttgaaagtttttttgtaatttcgcccatacaggggcggaattctacgtgaataattctcaggttttttagtgaatgaacttgcacaacgattaaaacaaaatatttgacaacaaggcgttttaaacatgtaaaagtggccaacttacgtggagccgatatgactagcgtccgtccattgtgagtaagatagatagatctagtaagatagatagacagagagagagatagagagacagacagacagatagatagatagatagatagatagatagatagatagatagatagatagatagatagatagatagatagatagatagataggtagataggtagagagaaagagagacagatagatagaaagatatatagatagataggtagatagatggatagatagatagatagatagatagatatatagataaatatatagatagataaatatatagatagatagatagaaagatagacagatagatagaaagatatatagatagataggtagatagatagatagatagatagatagatagatacatagatagatagatagatagataaatagatagatagataggtagatagaagatagacagatagatagaaagatagatagatagatagatagatagatagatagatagatagatagatagaaagatagacagatagatagaaagatagatagatatgtttctttattagccacacagggctgcacacagatagaacaaattacaaggtagagcttttcttttgaaggtttaaaaaaaaaaaaaagaaggggatttcgatcaaaagggatcgtaaaaggagagaaagaggacaaaaaaaaggggggttaaaaaaaagggggagagggaaaaaaaattgatcaatagggatcagatagatagatagatagatagatagatagatagatagatagatagatagataggtagacagaaagatagacagatagatagaaagatagatagatagatagatagatagatagatagatagaaagatagatagatagatagatagatagatagatatgtttctttattagccacacagggctgcacacagatagaacaaattacaaggtagagcttttcttttgaaggtttaaaaaaaaaaaaagaaaggaagggggagtttcgatcaaaagggatcgtaaaaggagagaaagaggacaaaaaaaggggggttaaaaaaaagggggagagggaaaaaaaattgatcaatagggatcagatagatagatagatagatagatagatagatagatagatagatagatagataggtagacagaaagatagacagatagatagaaagatagatagatagatagatagatagatagatagatagatagatagatagatagatagatagatagatagatatgtttctttattagccacacagggctgcacacagatagaacaaattacaaggtagagcttttcttttgaaggtttaaaaaaaaaaaaaataggaaggaagggggagtttcgatcaaaaggatcgtaaaaggagagaaagaggacaaaaaaaggggggttaaaaaaaagggggggagagggaaaaaaaaaaaaaaaattgatcaatagggatcgttatcacagaaatgtcaatatgaagtgtaaaggggagacaggtgaggtttacccttggaaagaaaagcctacggaaaaggccacggtaacctcggtcaatgaagtcacattttatattttttttttttttttttttttttttgcaaataagcaactctctgttttcgatttctgggtcataggactatgctcaaggtggcttcgtcattcatacgtgccattcttgctacattcacccatctttttttaaaacattcgctagacaaaacttgcctctctactctcactttccttttcaagtggtacttgaagaagttgatgagagattgaccagagaggaaagtgtttgtctccaatcctttcagacgcgtccaccagatacattctttcgccatagccacaaggatgatgaaaatagctcttccttcccgtttgaaggaaggaggtgtgacaatattgacgatagactcagctgataaaccgactcgtcccacacgtgacagcagttgttcgacataagcccacagttcggaaattgttggacactgaacgagtgcgtgcagaacggtttcgtcgctctgacgcatctcgggcaggtcggccccgtgtttctcgagccgtgtctgtagagcttatcccgaacgggtagcgcttctcggtagcactgccaggccagggatctctggaagttgtccatgggccctggcccgaaagtcgtcctgaacaggcgggtcaggtactcctcgtcgacgtccaggttcgccccgagctcgtcgtcgtacctcccctccactaaacccctatagaatgctttggttgtgttgaagtcattaaggtcgacccaggacggcagagttgcttgagagcaacgcgacactcgcggtgccattcgcccttcctcggcctctttttgatccacgactgcagtggatagatagatagatagatagatagatagatagatagatagatagatagatagatagatagatagacagagagagatagagagacagacagacagatagatagatagatagatagatagatagatagataaatagatggatagatagatagatagatagatggatagatagatagatagatatatagatagatagatagatagatagatagatagatagatagatagatagatagatagatagaaaaaagaaatagatagacacacacatccatatatacatggttgtagTGTAAGGAACATTTTTCCCAGCCATACACTCTTCCACGTTGAATCCCTCTGCATGGAAACTCAGGCAAGTATATTCTACCCTTACCTAGGGCTGAACAAAATCTTATAAGCGGATTTgggaaatgaaaactgaaagaagcttcataacaggtgtgtgtctatgtgtgtgcccatgtatgtgtgtgtgtgtgagttagtgtttgcatatgtgtgtgtgtgtgtgtgtagcggttcggtaaagaggctgagaggataagtgatatgcttaaaataaaagactgggatcgatgcagttgactaaaaattcaaggtgatgccccagcatggctgcagtcaaatgcctgaaacaattaatatatatatatatatatatatatgtatatacatatatacacatgatgtcTGTTATATTTTGGTTCATCTCGTAATGACGTAGTTTCATTTGaccattaaagatattattatcagTGATGGTGGTCAGTTGGACTGTCAACACCGCTAATACCAACATCAACATGATCAATATACAATTCCTCCACAAACACAAGTGTTGTGTAGTACATGTGATTAAATCTATCCCCATTATTTTACTGGTACcttgataatatttatattatacagatcAATAAGATACtggagagtgtatataatatgtatttattaactaaCCTGCTTCAGCAATAGAGACACCAATTCATAGCTTTGCCTGAAAGTAatggatgaggaaagaaaaacatgaaaaaaggcaaacatcacacagcttgagataatagttattaggtcattaaagaaaacaaatgtaattaggtcacaataacttaattacagcaattattacacacatactcacacacatatatatttattcaatacacactGTACACAGTAGAACAATGATATTTACACCCCTGAGTAAACCCAGAAATgtaaagacaagaaaataaagcTAAGAATTCTGACAGCctatataaacatgaaatttaggaaggaaagaagggctacaggtaatcatatgaaccccagtacatgactggtattgtattttttcaaccttgcaaagatggaaggagaagttgaccttggcaggatttgaactctgaacgtaaagagtcgtaaataaaataacacaatttattttcttcaaaagtaataagaaacaagaacaggagaaaggaaggaagacagtttattaaaggaacccctgggtattactggtacagattatattgaccccagagtgatagtaaatattctggtaggatttgaacatggaacataaaagagacaaatgtaaatactgtaaggggatgattctgtatttagcccAGGGTCGGAGTGAAATAGGGAAactacaaaggagagagagagtgaggaagaaagagagagagagagagagagaaagagagagaaaatagttcaAGATgggatgaaaagaagaagagagaggatttgaacctgtgacGTTGAGGAAATGGAGAACGAGTTGAAGTAAAGTGTCCAgtcaggcaacaacaataacaattatggtgatgattaattaataaagtagattatagtgcgaaagagagaagaaagacaatgaccccatggtgggattatgacatgaatgactgaatgaaaaataaacaaacattattgaaaacataaaagaaacagatttggatatTCCAGATCCAATGGGGACTTACCCCCGAACTGCCTTATGCAGTGGTGTGTCTCCATCGTTGTTCACAACATTGGCATCGATGCCATTGTGACCCAACAAAAGATCGACAGTGTGCAAGTGTCCCCTCAAACAGGCCAAGTGCAGCGGTGTTTGACCATATTTATCTCGAGGATTAacctgataaagaaaagaataaaaacattaaaaatggtgtctgaaaggggagtcgggtggtgaagaattaaaagaaaaactcacagaaaaagagaagagaaggaatgaaattaattaaacaggtGGAATGATTGGGGTGGGTGTAGGTAATAgagatttctattgtatatacacacacgtgtatacacacatacatatgtacatataaatatatttatacacacacacacaaacacacgcatataggatgaataactcaataaataaacacatagagcagcaaaatgtgtgtgtgtgtgtgtgtatatgtgtgtgtgttcataattacatttattcttttattctttcatttgtttcagtcatgtgactgtggccatgctggagcactgtcgttagtcgagcaaatcgaccccagtaagcctagtacttattttattcgtttctttTGCAGTAACGCTAGTTTAcccggacataaacacaccagcatcggttgtcaagcgatgttggggacaaacacagacacacaagcacaacacacacacacgcaatatattctctttctcttttactcttttacttgtttcagtcaattgactgcggccatgctggagcaccgcctttaatcaagcaactcgaccccgggacttattcttttgtaagcccagtacttattctatcggtctcttttgccgaaccgctaagtgacggggacgtaaacatcggttgtcaagcaatgctagggggacaaacacagacacaaaaacatacacacacatacataatataatatatacatatatacgacaggcttctttcagtttccgtctaccaaatccactcacaaggctttggtcagcccgaggctatagtagaagacacttgcccaaggtgccacgcagtgggactgaacccggaaccatgcggttcgtaagcaagctacttaccacacagccactcatgcatatatatatctgcatatatataaggccagatgtgtggtgtgtgtgtgtgtgtacgtttttgtaatttatgcacatttaCAATTAGCACGCTCAAATTTTAGGGGGTCATTCGGCACGACCCCAGCagtattttcgtcaaatttccTCCGAGACATCAGCGAATAGcggtaaataattttgagccataacttCTAACTTTTTAATATGGCGAAAGCTACCATTGTTTACAAAGCAAACATTAATTAAGTCCCCTCCTAGCGACGGTGTAaatagagggaggagagagaggagagagagagagagatttttataatttcgtctttttactggcaataacagacagacaggtgttgttatgtatgtttgtatgtgtgaatggcttcagtcacgcatacacacacgcgagcatgtatgcgtaaaagacacatatatgcaatgtttgtgtgtgtgtgtgtgtgttgcgtatatatatatacgggcaacataaacgatattctccgtttctccacagctaatttccaaattagctgaatccgttgTTCTAATCATAGCGATATATACCTGGTCGTGCgtgaacatgggagagagcagaggttaccagagcaaaagacctacgtgttgactgtagacacgctccttcgcaaacgatcagctattattttgtaaacaatgtttcgaaactgttcatgttttcgaaaggagagGGGTCAACctaaagcgtttgacccggtcataaaaacaaacaaaaaaatagtaatatgtgtaaaagaacttcctctaaacgaatatgaccaaAAAAACGTGCTCTCGCAAAAGGGGTTGGGAGGAGAGGCCTATGGccttttctttgataatatcttTCTTGCTCATTTAAATTCAGTTCAATGCAGTCTTGCCTTGAACCAAagctttctctttgtgtgtgttcttgataatcgtttagaacaagttgttttacacctattacactatttttttgtttttgtgcccgggtcaGACATGTAACAtccacgatgtgaattttccgaggctcTCCCCCTCCCCTTTCGCGATCGCACATTTTTTGAGTCATATTCgtttagaagaatttttttttacacctattacactatttttttgtttgttttatgaccGGGTCAAAAACTTTAGTTTGACCAGGAGAGGTATGACTTTCACATCGCTGCGGGAGAAGGTAGGCTCCTCTATTCCTGTTACAAAACTTACTTCCGGGTAccaaatttgcttcaattgatGGTATTACTCGGGTCGGAGTAATACCATATTCtcaccaaatatggtcttttccataccgaaaaatctactaggtgaaatttatcaattttattaaattaattatatttcacccttttttgtacatatatatatatataatatatatacatatatatatatatgtatatatatatatatatatatatatatatgtatatatatatatatatatatatgtatatatatatatatatttatatatatatgtatatatataaatatatgtatatatatataatatatatattatatatgtatatatataaatatatgtatattatataatatatataaatatatgtatatataatatatcatatattatttatatatatatatatatatatatattatatatatgtatatatatacttatttatatgtgtatatacatatgtatataatatatatcttttatatcgtataggtatatatacagtgtacatacggtatatatacgattatatatacatacctatataagtgTGCCTCGAAGGTCGGGAGAGGAGTTGAGTAAAAATTCGCAGGAGTAGATTTTGTTTCCTCGTAATTTAGCGAAAGTCGGATAAATTGTTaggaaaatttagagaaaatccTTTCGGGGGACTATTTCGGAATATAATATGAATGAAGAGAAACACTAACATATGCACACcacaatttacattatatatacatccatacattttatttgtatatatatgtatataaacacagacatacacacacgcatacacacatatatagtcactaACCTCAACAGCGCTCCGGTTCATTATAGCTTTCACACCATCTGTCCATTCCGGAGATGACCTTGCAGCCAAATGGAGAGGAGTATTGCCGAGCATGGTCTTCTCGTTGACATTGCTGCCCCGAGAGAGTAATAGCTCCACAGCTTGCAGTCGACGCCTGAGAGGAAATGATAGAAACAATgactaatttacattaaatatgaaattattttggcTTTCAgacgaaacatcatcatcatcatcaccatcattatcacctgcACAATtatcatagccatcatcatcattgccaccacctacatcattaacatcatcaacatcatcaccatcatcgccatgatcaccatcatcatagcctacatcatcatcctcatcatcatctccatcatcatcatcaccatcattgccattatcaacattatcatcatcattcatcaccaccatcaccatcataatctccAACATTAACataatcaacataatcatcatcatcttcatcaacattcaTCGCCACTATcaacataaccatcaccatcggcatcatcatagacatcataaccatcatcaacctcatcgtattcatcatcatcatcctcggcttcacaatcatcatcatcaccatcatcattatcatgatcgacatcatcatcatcatcatcatcatcctcatcatcatcatcatcatcctcatcctcatcatcatcatcatcatcatcatcatcttccttcatcctcatcgtcctcatcatgttcatcatcatcatcatcatcctcctcctcatcatcatcatcatcattatcatcatcattatcatcatcatcatcatcatcctaatcatcatcatcatcatcctcctcctcctcatcatcatcatcataatcatcatcatcatcataatcatcctcctcctcctcctatcatcatcatcatcatcattctcatcgtcatcatcaacattatcatcattatcatcatcatcatcatcatcatcatcatcattagcatcatcatcatcatcatcatcatcatcatcctcatcatcatcatcattctcatcatcatcatcatcttccttcatcatcattgtcctcatcatcttcatcatcgtcatcagcatcctcctcctcatcatcataatcatcatcattatcatcatcatcttcatcatcatcatcatcctcatcatcatcatcatcatcatactcctcctcctcctcatcatcatcatcttcattatcatcatcatcctcatcatcataatcatcatcatcatcctcaacctcatcatcatcatcatcctcatcctcctcctcctcctcatcatcatcatcctcatcctcatcatcatcttccttcatcctcatcgtcctcatcatgttcatcatcatcatcatccacctcctcctcctcctcctcatcatcatcattatcatcatcatcatcatcatcatcctaatcatcatcatcatcatcatcatcctcatcatcatcatcatcataatcatcatcatcctaatcatcatcatcatcctcctcctcatcatcatcatcattatcatcatcataatcatcatcttctcatcatcatcatcatcaacattatcatcatcatcatcatcattatcatcatcatcatcatcatcatcatcatcctcatcatcatcaacattatcatcatcatcatcatcatcctcatcctcatcctcatcatcatcatcatcatcctcatcctcatcatcatcatcatcttccttcatcatcattgtcctcatcatcttcatcatcatcatcgtcaacatcctcctcctcctcatcatcatcatcattatcatcatcatcatcctcatcctcctcctcctctcatcatcaacatcatcctcatcataatcatcatcatcatcctcaacctcatcatcctcatcctcatcatcatcatcctcatcatcatcatcatcatcatcctcatcctcatcatcatcatcttccttcatCCTTATCGtcctcatcatgttcatcatcctcctcctcctcatcatcatcattctca contains:
- the LOC115226959 gene encoding ankyrin repeat domain-containing protein 65-like isoform X1, whose protein sequence is MSSLSSLQINKPIDGDGPTPLIFAFEEGADRRIIDILIKAGAELGAKDRWGDTALHLAVRRRRLQAVELLLSRGSNVNEKTMLGNTPLHLAARSSPEWTDGVKAIMNRSAVEVNPRDKYGQTPLHLACLRGHLHTVDLLLGHNGIDANVVNNDGDTPLHKAVRGQSYELVSLLLKQVS
- the LOC115226959 gene encoding ankyrin repeat domain-containing protein 65-like isoform X2, yielding MSSLSSLQINKPIDGDGPTPLIFAFEEGADRRIIDILIKAGAELGAKDRWGDTALHLAVLRRRLQAVELLLSRGSNVNEKTMLGNTPLHLAARSSPEWTDGVKAIMNRSAVEVNPRDKYGQTPLHLACLRGHLHTVDLLLGHNGIDANVVNNDGDTPLHKAVRGQSYELVSLLLKQVS